The stretch of DNA CGGGAAAATCAAGACCGCCCACCTGCACGTGCAGACGGGCGCGGTGGAAACTCGGGAGCATGGGGATCCCCTCCGGGGGTGAACATCATCGCAATGGTAACGTCCGCGCACCGCGCGGACGCACATTCATACTTTAAACCGGCCGCTATGGCAAGAGGTACTTGAAAACAGAGGTACTCAAAAAGAATGCTCGCGCATCTCTAAATCGGCGAGGTGAACTGGTAGGCCTGCGCCAGCCGGCGGATCAGGGTCGCGCCGGCCTCGGCGCAGGTTCGAGCGAAAGCCACGATGCCGTCCTCATGTCCGCCCATGGCGAAGATTCCGAGTTCCCGCACGGGACTTTGGCGCCAGAGCCTAGCCACTTCGGCGGCCATGTCCGGCGTGCCATAGGCCACATCGCTCCTGGTGAGCGGCAGGCCGAGCGGTTCGGCCTGCCCCCAGAGATGCGGTGAATGCACGTGCATGACGGCGTTGACCCGGGCATCCAGCGCATAAAGCACCCCATGGGTCAAGGATTCCGAGGAAGGCGCAATCGGCCCCTCGGCCTCGACCCGATTGGTTTGCGGATCGCAGTGCCGGACCAGCGTGTAATGGGAGGCGTCGAGATCGGGGATCCCGCCCGTCTGGGTGCCGCTGATGATGAAGGCCCCCCCCTCCCCGCCCAGGGAATGTGGCGCGCGTCGGCTGAGGTTGCCGAATCCCAGGCCTGCGTAGCGGGCGGGATCCTGTCCGATCAACGCCAACTGGAAGAGGATTTTGCGCCAGGCATTGAGTTCCAGGAGATGTTCGGGGGCCAGAGGCGCGCCGAGGCGATGGCGACAATCAAATTTGATGACCCCTTCGCGCTCGACGATCCCATTCATTCAGGCTTCATCCGCGAAAAAGATCGCCCCGTGGGGGCAGGCGGGAATGCAGATGCCGTCAAAATCGCATTTGCTCATATCGATGAAGGCGACATCGCCGCGCATGCTGATGGCACCCTGGGGACAGATCCTGATGCACTCTCCGGAGCCTTGGCACTTGGTGGGGTCAACCTGAATTCTCATTCCAAATCCTTGCGTAGTTCGTTAGATAATAAGTTGCAACCTACAGATTTTCCGTAGATTCTCCTGCTGTTTGGGCGAGTTGTTCGGCGTCTTTGAGTAACTGCGTCAAGGCCTGCTGCCGTTGTTCGCGCGGCAGAAGCGCCAGGGCGCGGGCTTCGGCGTAGAAGCGGGCGAGATCTCCGTCCTGGCGAGCCAAAAGCGTCCGGAAGGCGGGCACCAGGGTATGGTAGGTACTCACCGAAGCAAAATGCGCGTTGTTCAATGTGCGCTTCAGCCAATGGTCATAGCCGGAAAACCCTCCCCAACTGTCCTTGAGGGCGGCGTATTGCGTTTGAAATTCCCTGAGGACCTCCTGCTTTTTTTCGCGTTTGAGCTCATCGCCAAGCGGCTGGGCATAAACCTCGGCCAGTTGAGCGCGTATCCTGAGCAGCAAGGCGATAAACTGTTCCTCGCGCGTCAATCCGGCAAGATAGGTTTCGATTTTCGCACCCTGTCCCTGGGTTTCGAGCCAGCGCTCCAATCCGACCAATTCCACAGTCTTGGCGAAGGCCTCGTTGAATGACGAATCGTTTTTGATATAGAGCTGCTGATGAGCCAGTTCGTGGAAAATCAACGCGGCGAGATAAGTTTCCTCTCGATGGCAAAAGGTGTTCAGCACCGGATCGTCGAACCATTTGAGCGTCGAATAGGCCGGCACCCCATAAACAAATACGTCGTGGCCCGTGGCTCTGAGCCCCTCGGCGAATTTTTGGGCGGCTTCTTCCTTGAAATAGCCGCGATAAGGAACGCAGCCCGCAACGGGAAAGCACCAGCTGACGGGATCGAGGGAGAATTCGGGGGTCGCCACCACGTTCCAGACGACATAAGGGCGTCCAAGGTCGGCGTAGGAGCGATAGCTGCCGTTGTCGGGCAACAGCAGATCGCGACTGGCATAATCGCGGATATCCCTAACCAGTTCCAGGCGTTGGCGCAACTCGGGCGGGGTCCGCGGATCCTCCACCAGGCTATCGATGGAGCGGGTCTTGGTCATCAGTTGCAAGTGACCGCCAATGCACTGGGCATAGTAGCCCACATCACCGCAGCCGCCGAGAATCACGGACAGAAACAGAATGAAAAAGAAATGAGAGCGTTTCATGCCGAACAGCTTAACATAGCCGGGCGCCGGCTGAAAGGTTTCAGGCCGCCGGTCGGCCAAGTTTGATCTGTCCGCTCAGGACGCGACCCGCGATGGCGATCAGTTCGATCATGCGGGGGCGAAAGAGAATCAGGATGATGGCGGAAAAATTGGCGAACAGAAACAGCATGATCAGACCGTCGCCGAGGATGAACAGCACCAGTCCCAGCAGGGCGATGCTTTCTGAAAGGCCCAGGGTGAAGATCTGCAATGCTTGATAGAGCCGGGCTGCCGGATGCAGGGACTCGGGAGCCTTAGCCGCCAGGCGCGCCTCGATGCGCAGGATCAGCGGCCAGGGTTTGCCGGCCAGGGTCTGGCGGCGGGCCCGCCAGGACACCGCCACGTTGGCCAGGGCCAACGCCACCAGTCCGGCGCGCATGAATGGCATCAGCCAGTCTCCGCCCCAGGAGCGGTCCGTCCACAGAGGACCGATGAGATAACCGAGCAGCAGGTAAATGAAAGGAGCCGCCAGCATAAGCATCCAGAGGCTCTTCTGGCTTTGCAGGTTGGCGCTCAGTTGTTCGAGATCTTTTTGCCGAAGAATCACGGCCGGGGATCCTCGACCTGGCCGAAACGCTGACGATGAATTTTGTTCCAGGGCAGATCTTCGCGACGATGCCCGATTTTGGGTTCCGCCGGGTGCCCGATGCCGATCACCGCAAGAACCTGGTAGACCTCGGGCAATTGGAGGATTTCCTTGAGATGTTCCTGGGAAGAACGGCCGTCCTTGTGGCTGCGCAACCGCATTTGCGCCCAGCAGCTGCCAAGGCCTAAGGATTCGGCCGTCATTTGCAGAAGAATGGCGGCGATGGCGCAATCCTCGATCCAGACGTCGCACTTGCCGGGGTCGGCGACCACGGCGACGGCCAGGGGCGCCTCGCGCAGAAATTCGGCGCCGTGCGCCTTGGCTTGGGCAAGTTTGTCGCGCAGGTCGGGGTCGGTCACCAGGATAAATTCCCAGGGATTGCGGCCGCGCGATGAAGGGGAGCGAAGCAGGGCCTCGGTCAGGGTGTCGATCTCCTCGGGGGTGAGCGGATCGGATTTGAACGCGCGAATGCTGCGCCGCTGTTTGAGCAGATCAAGGACCATGGAACGAGTTTCCTCCTGAATGCAAAACAATGTCGTGCGACGCCTGCAGCGGTATCATAAAAGGCCGATGGGGGTCAAGAACGTGCTTTTTCAAGAACGGCGCTCATCCAGATGGCCCGTTGAACCGCCGGGAGGAAGCCTAGGCGGTGAATGTTTCGGCTTGCCGCGCAGAACATCCACCAGGGTTTGAAAGACAATGCGCACCCCCCTCCAGATCTTCGGCAAAAGCCAAGCCATCAGGGCGATGAAGATGATGAGCAGAATCAGGAAAACCCAGGGGTGGTAGAGGGCGGCCCACAAACCCGCCACCACGGCGACGTCTTCGCTCAGGGACGCCGCCCAGTTGGAGAATGGCTCGGGTGACGCATTGATCAGAATGCGGCTGCCGGCCTTGGTGAGATGCACACCGGTGGCCAACCCGCCGCCGACCAGGGCGGCCGCAAGGGATGCGGCGGGATGCACATCCCCCACCGCGGCCGCGGCCAGGGCCGCCGCCGCGGGGATGCGGATAAAGGTATGCAGGGCGTCCCAGGAGGAATCAACTCCCGGGGTTTTGTCGGCGAAGAACTCAACCAGATACATGAATCCGGCCGCGACCAGGACCAGCGGGTGCATGACGATTTCCAAACCCGGCGGCAGGGTCATGTAGCCGCCTGACCCGAGAATCCCCAAAACCAGAATCGCGGCATAGAGGTTGATGCCGCTGGCCCAGGCAACCCCCATGGTCAGGGCGATGATGGAAACGACCTGATGCAGCTCATTCATGGGATTTACCGACCTTTTTTGCCTTTATCGGCGTCACCGTCGCGTCCCTTGCCGGAAACGCTCCTGTCGTCCGAACGATCGGGCCTCCCGTCGTCCCGCGAGCCCTCATGCTTCTCCTTGTACGTTCTCTTCACTTCATTTTTTCGCAGTTCATAGCGCTCCTCAAGAGCGTTCATTTCGGCCTTGTGACGCTCTTGCATGGCTTTTTTCTCGACTCTGTACTGCTCTTCAAGGGCCTTGATTTCCCTGCCCTGGTTGTCATCCGAAGCGAGCGCGGCGCCGGTTGCCGGTCCGGCAAGGGCAAGCAGGGAAGCCAGGAGTGTCCACAGACAGATTTTTCCAAGAGTCCATTTCATAAATTCCTCCGGTCGTATTCCTTCCGTTTCCGCCGAAAACCTGATTGATGGGCCTATTTTATCACTCGCCGATGGTCTGTAAATGTATTTCTGGAGAGATTCCAAGTGCAACGCAAACCTTTGAGAATTAAATGATTTTTTAATTGACTTTAAAGGGAGATCTGCCAGAATTCGTGGGATTAAAAAGGGCCCTGGCCCCTTTGCCTTTCATGTGTTGACGAGGAATGTGGTGAATTTACAGAAAGCTTTGCGCGGCAGCCTGCTGCCGTTGACCGTGATCGCCGTGGCCGGTCTCGGCTACTACCTGTACTACAATACCTATTTCGGGATGGACCTGACGGCGCGCGTGCAAAATCGTGCCGAAGAGGTGGTGCAGAGCGCCTATTTCATGTGTCAGGTCACCGAGCGCCTTCTGCAGAAACGGGCTGATGGACTCATCGAGGGGATCGAAGGCGTCATGTCCATGCTGGGTGAGCCCGCCCTGGGACCTGGCCGCCAGAATTGGGAAGTGCGCTCGCCGGAAGACGGCCGCGTCCGCAGTGTCGGTTTGCCCCCCCTCAAGATCTATCACCAGACCTCGGAGCGCAGGGATCTTGCCGGCCTGGTCGCGGCCCTCCAACGTCGTGTTCCGGGTGAGATCACCATTCTGCAGTACCTCAACGAGCGCGGAGATCAGGTCAAAATCTACTGCACCCTCGACAAGATTCTCGGTCCCGACCAAACCACCGAATTGATTCCGGCGCAGATGCCCGGCGGCCAGCCGGATGTTTCTCAAGGCCCCCTGCAACGCGGGGAGGTCGTCGTGCGGCCCGAATATGTGCATGGCCGCCTTTATCTGTCCATTCATCGCCCTTTGCGCGAGGGACGAAAAACCATCGGGGTTCTGATTCTGCGGGTTGTCGATCCCGATCTCGATCGGCTGCGGGAAAACCTCTTGCAGTTGCAACTGGGACAGACGGGTTACGTCTTCGTCCTCAAGGCGACCGGCGCGCAGCGCGGCCACTATGTCATCTCGCGCGCCGGCGAGCGCGACGGAGAAGATATCTGGGATTCCAGCGATGCCGCCGGCCGCCCCTTCATTCAGTCTCTCATCGCCCAGGCGCTCAGCCTGGATCCCCGCAAGAAGCGCATCTCCGTGCCCATCCTCTTCGAACGCTACCCGTGGAAAAATCCGGGCGATCAACATGCGCGCTACAAAACCGCGGCCTTCACTTATTTCGAGCCTTGGGATTGGGCGATCGGCGCGGGCTATTACGAGGATGAGCTTTAAGGGGAATTCAGAAGGTTCTCCAGCTTGGCCAGTTTTTCCTGAACCGCCGATTTGACCTGGTCTTCGCCGAACATGTAGGCCAGCTGTCCGACCATCAGCCAGA from Geoalkalibacter sp. encodes:
- a CDS encoding class II aldolase/adducin family protein, encoding MNGIVEREGVIKFDCRHRLGAPLAPEHLLELNAWRKILFQLALIGQDPARYAGLGFGNLSRRAPHSLGGEGGAFIISGTQTGGIPDLDASHYTLVRHCDPQTNRVEAEGPIAPSSESLTHGVLYALDARVNAVMHVHSPHLWGQAEPLGLPLTRSDVAYGTPDMAAEVARLWRQSPVRELGIFAMGGHEDGIVAFARTCAEAGATLIRRLAQAYQFTSPI
- a CDS encoding indolepyruvate ferredoxin oxidoreductase subunit alpha; the encoded protein is MRIQVDPTKCQGSGECIRICPQGAISMRGDVAFIDMSKCDFDGICIPACPHGAIFFADEA
- a CDS encoding aminopeptidase; its protein translation is MKRSHFFFILFLSVILGGCGDVGYYAQCIGGHLQLMTKTRSIDSLVEDPRTPPELRQRLELVRDIRDYASRDLLLPDNGSYRSYADLGRPYVVWNVVATPEFSLDPVSWCFPVAGCVPYRGYFKEEAAQKFAEGLRATGHDVFVYGVPAYSTLKWFDDPVLNTFCHREETYLAALIFHELAHQQLYIKNDSSFNEAFAKTVELVGLERWLETQGQGAKIETYLAGLTREEQFIALLLRIRAQLAEVYAQPLGDELKREKKQEVLREFQTQYAALKDSWGGFSGYDHWLKRTLNNAHFASVSTYHTLVPAFRTLLARQDGDLARFYAEARALALLPREQRQQALTQLLKDAEQLAQTAGESTENL
- a CDS encoding nitroreductase family protein, producing the protein MVLDLLKQRRSIRAFKSDPLTPEEIDTLTEALLRSPSSRGRNPWEFILVTDPDLRDKLAQAKAHGAEFLREAPLAVAVVADPGKCDVWIEDCAIAAILLQMTAESLGLGSCWAQMRLRSHKDGRSSQEHLKEILQLPEVYQVLAVIGIGHPAEPKIGHRREDLPWNKIHRQRFGQVEDPRP
- a CDS encoding DUF4126 domain-containing protein, which produces MNELHQVVSIIALTMGVAWASGINLYAAILVLGILGSGGYMTLPPGLEIVMHPLVLVAAGFMYLVEFFADKTPGVDSSWDALHTFIRIPAAAALAAAAVGDVHPAASLAAALVGGGLATGVHLTKAGSRILINASPEPFSNWAASLSEDVAVVAGLWAALYHPWVFLILLIIFIALMAWLLPKIWRGVRIVFQTLVDVLRGKPKHSPPRLPPGGSTGHLDERRS
- a CDS encoding Cache 3/Cache 2 fusion domain-containing protein, which codes for MNLQKALRGSLLPLTVIAVAGLGYYLYYNTYFGMDLTARVQNRAEEVVQSAYFMCQVTERLLQKRADGLIEGIEGVMSMLGEPALGPGRQNWEVRSPEDGRVRSVGLPPLKIYHQTSERRDLAGLVAALQRRVPGEITILQYLNERGDQVKIYCTLDKILGPDQTTELIPAQMPGGQPDVSQGPLQRGEVVVRPEYVHGRLYLSIHRPLREGRKTIGVLILRVVDPDLDRLRENLLQLQLGQTGYVFVLKATGAQRGHYVISRAGERDGEDIWDSSDAAGRPFIQSLIAQALSLDPRKKRISVPILFERYPWKNPGDQHARYKTAAFTYFEPWDWAIGAGYYEDEL